The window AGGACGAACCGCAGCCAGAAGGCGGCCGCCCGCGGGTCCCCGCGCGGGAGGTCGTGAGCGACGTCGATCATCTCGGCGTCCGTGTGCCGACGGATCACTCCCTTCATCGCGGCCGGATACGGCGAGCCGAAGTCGGACGTGAGCGTAATCACGAGCGATCCGCGGTCCGGCTGGCTCTTAAAAGGCGGCGACTACGCGTCCATCGGCGGCTCGCCGTTCGTGTCGGTCTCGGCGATCCGGCGGATGCGCTCGACGCCGTCGACCTCTCGGATCACGTCGATGACGGCCTCCGGGACGAGCGCCTCCCAGTCGTGGCCGTGGATCATCCGCTCGCGCAGCTCCGTCCCCTCCAGCACGTCGCGGCGGAACATGGGAGAGCCGCGCACCTCGACGCCGGCCTCCTCGAACAGCCGGACGACGAGCGGGTTGTTCGAGTAGGCCACGTCGAACCGCGGGGTCATGCTCTGGACGTGGCTCACCCACACGGAGTTGCGGTCGAGGTCCTCGATGGGGACCACATAGGTGGTGATGTCGAGGTGCTCGACCGCCTTCGTCACCATCATCACGCGCTCGCCGGCCGTGAACGGGTTCCGGGTGGTGTGGGAGTCGCCGGCGGAGCCGATCCCCAAGACGACCTCGTCGGTCTCCTCGGCAATCTCCTCGATCATATGCAGATGGCCGTCGTGAAACGGCTGATACCGCCCGATATAGAACCCGCGCATGGATTCACGTTGGGCGGCCAGCATTTATAAACCCCATGGGAGTGCTCGAACGGCAATATCGTGGGCTCTAAGCGCTCTTGGCGGCGTTTCGCTGTATCCAGTCGCATCGCCCGCGGGGAGAAAGTATATCAGTAGCCGACCCTTCGTTTTTCCTAGCGATACCCGATTCTATGAGCAACGAAAAGGACGCGAACGACCCGCCGACCGAGGACCCCGAGCACCCGGACGAGACCGGCCCCGGGGCCTCGGACTCGGCGGGGAACGGCGAGGACGCCCCCGACGACGTCGCTCCCGACGACGCCGCCCGCGCGCCCGACGAGACCATCCCAGCCGACGAGGATGAGACGGTCGATGCGGCCGGGGAGTCGGCAGACAGCGAGGGGTCGGCAGACGGCGAGGAGCCGGCCGAGGTCTGGGACGACGGGATCGTCGTCGACGACGGTCCGGATCCGGACGACGCCGGAGCGGGCCGCGGGGACGATAGCGATATCACCCCCGAGGGCGTCACCGAACAGAGCGAGGACGGCGACATCGACGAGCTCGGGAGCTCCGTCGAGGTCGAGGGTGCCGAGATCGAAGAGGACCCGGACGAGGACGACCTCCTCGGGGGACTCAAGATCGACACCACCGCCGAACTCGAGATCCCCGACCGCCTCGTCGATCAGGTGATCGGGCAGGAGCACGCCCGCGACGTGATCATCAAGGCGGCCAAGCAGCGCCGCCACGTGATGATGATCGGCTCGCCCGGGACCGGGAAGTCGATGCTCGCGAAGGCGATGTCGGAACTGCTCCCGAAAGAGGAGCTGCAGGACGTCCTCGTCTACCACAACCCGGACGACGGCAACAAGCCGAAGGTCCGGACGGTGCCGGCGGGGAAGGGCGACCAGATCGTCGACGCGCACCGCGAGGAGGCGCGCAAGCGCAACCAGATGCGGTCGCTGTTGATGTGGATCATCATCGCCGTCGTGCTGGGCTACGCGCTCATCATCGTCGGCCAGATCCTCGTCGGCATCATCGCCGCCGGGGTCGTCTACCTCGTCTTCCGCTACCTCAACCGCGGCTCCGACGCGATGATCCCGAACCTGTTGGTGAACAACGGCGACACGAAGACGGCGCCGTTCCGCGACGCGACCGGCGCGCACGCCGGTGCGCTGCTCGGCGACGTCCGGCACGACCCGTTCCAGTCCGGCGGGATGGAGACGCCCAGCCACGACCGCGTCGAGGCCGGGGCCATCCACAAGGCGAACAAGGGCGTGCTGTTCATCGACGAGATCAACACACTCGACATCCGCAGCCAGCAGCACCTCATGACGGCGATCCAGGAGGGCGAGTTCTCGATCACGGGCCAGTCCGAGCGCTCCTCGGGCGCGATGGTCCAGACCGAGCCCGTCCCGACCGACTTCGTCATGATCGCGGCCGGGAACCTCGACGCGATGGAGAACATGCACCCGGCGCTCCGGAGCCGTATCAAGGGGTACGGCTACGAGGTGTACATGGAGGACACCATCGAGGACACCCCGGAGATGCGCCGGAAGTACGTCCGGTTCATCGCCCAAGAGGTCGCGAAGGACGGCCGCCTGCCGGAGTTCACGGCCGAGGCCGTCGAGGAGATCATCCTCGAGGCCAAGCGCCGCTCCGGCCGGAAGGGCCACCTCACGCTGAAGATGCGGAACCTCGGCGGGATGGTCCGCGTCGCCGGCGACATCGCCCGCGGCGAGGACGCCGAGATGACCACCCGCGAGCACGTGCTGCAGGCGAAGGGGCGCTCGCGCTCCATCGAACAGCAGCTCGCGGACGACTTCATCGAGCGCCGGAAGGACTACGAGCTGCAGGTCTCCGACGGCTACGTCGTCGGCCGCGTCAACGGCCTCGCCGTGATGGGCGAGGACTCCGGGATCATGCTCCCGGTGATGGCCGAGGTCGCCCCCTCGCAGGGGCCCGGCGAAGTGATCGCCACGGGCCAGCTGAAGGAGATGGCCCAGGAGTCGGTGTCGAACGTCTCCGCGATCATCAAGAAGTTCTCCGACGAGAACATCTCGGAGATGGACATCCACATCCAGTTCGTGCAGGCGGGCCAGCAGGGCGTCGACGGCGACTCCGCGTCCATCACGGTCGCGACCGCCGTCATCTCCGCGCTAGAGGACGTCGGCGTCGACCAGAGCCTCGCGATGACCGGCTCGCTGTCGGTGCGGGGCGACGTGCTCCCCGTCGGCGGCGTGACCCACAAGATTGAGGCGGCCGCGAAGGCCGGCTGCACCCGGGTCATCATCCCGCAGGCGAACGAGCAGGACGTGATGATCGAAGACGAGTACAAGGAGATGGTCGAGATCATTCCGGTCTCGCACATCAGCGAGGTGCTCGACATCGCCTTAGAGGGCGAGGCCGAGAAGGACTCGCTCGTCTCCCGGCTCAAGTCGATCACCGGCTCGGCCCTGAAGGAGGGGAACGTCTCCGGTCCCTCCAGCCCGAGCCCGCAGTAAGACCCGCGTCCACCCGATGCCCGACTGGGCGGCGTTCGCGGCCGCGACCGTCGCCCTGACGCTGCTGCTTCTCTATTTTACCCGGCGCTCCCAGCGCCTGCTGGAGCGGGCGCGGATCGTCGACTCCCGGGGCGACGTCGACTCCCGAGGTGATATCGTCGACGCCGGCCGCGACGCAAGGGTCGAGAGCGGTGACGCCGAGAGCGACGGCCCCCAAGGAGATAACGCCGAGAGCGACGACATCGAGGGCAGTGGCATCGAAGGCGGTAGCCCCGAGGGAGATGACGCCGAGGGCGGAGACACCGAGAGCGACCGCCTCGACGGCCACCCGCCCGACGACCGCCCGGTGCTCACGACGCGGTTGCTTCTGGCCAACGCCGCGACGTCGCAGGCGGCCGGGCTCGCCGTCCTCGCGGCGGTCGCGTGGTGGACCGCGGTGCCGGCGGCGGCGTTCGGAATTGCCGGGCCACATCCGACGCTCGGTGCGTCGGGAGTCGCGTCGCTCGGAGTCCCCGGCGTCGTCGCCCTCGGCGTCGCCGCCGGAGCGGTCCTCGCCGCGGGCAACGAGGCGGCCGCGCGGCTCGGGTCGCGGGTCGGCCTCGCGCCCTCGGATCGACTCCGCGCGGCGATGGCTCCCGGGACGGCCGGCGAGTGGGTCCTGCTGCTCGGCGTCGCGCTCCCGGTCGTCGCGGTCTTCGAGGAGGCGCTCTTCCGCGGCGCGCTGGTGGGCGCGCTTGCGGTCGGGTTCGCGGTCGAGCCGTGGCTTCTCGCGGTCGTCTCCTCGGTCGCCTTCGGGCTCGGACACGGGGCGCAGGGGCGACTCGGGATCGTCGTCGCCGGCGCGCTCGGGCTGGCGCTCGCGGGGCTGTTCGTCGCCACCGGGAGCCTCCTCGTCCCCGTCGTCGCCCACTACGTCGTCAACGCCGCCGAGTTCGCCGTTCACGAGCGGTCGTAGCGGGTCCCGCGGTCAGAAGCGCCCCGCCCCCTTTTTATTCCACCGGGACAAACGACGGACGATGAGCGGGAAACCGACCGTCGGCGAGTACATGACCCGCGACGTCGAGACCGTGAGCCCCGACGAGACGGTCGGCGAGGTCGCGCAGCGGATGGCCGAGAGCGACGGCCACAACGGGTTCCCCGTCACGCAGGGTCGGACCGTCGAGGGGTTCGTCGCGGCCGCCGACCTGCTGCTCGCCGACGACGAGTCGCCCGTGTTCACCGTGATGTCGGACGACCTCATCGTCGCGCACCCGGACATGAAGGTGACCGACGCCGCACGGGTCATCCTCCGCTCCGGGATCCAGCGGCTGCCCGTCGTCGACGACGCCGACAACCTCGTTGGGATCATCTCGAACACGGACGTGGTCCGGTCGCAGATCGAGCGCGCCACGCCGAGCAAGGTGGGGAAGCTGATGCGGACGCTCGAACAGATCCACGGCGTCGCCCTCGACGAGGAGCGCCGGGAGGTCCGCCTCACCAACCTGATCCCGACGCAGGCGCGGGTGTACGCCGACGAGCTGGAGGGTCGCCAGTACGAGCTGGAGCGAGGACTCGCGGAGCCGCTCGTCGTCATCGACAACGGCGGCACGCTCCACCTCGCCGACGGTCACCACCGAGTGATGGCGGCCCACGAGGCGGGCATCGAGACGATGGACGCGTACGTGATCGTGCCAGAGCGCGCGGTCGATCTCGGGATGGCCCAGACCGCCGAGAAGGAGGGGTTACACGACATCACCGACATCGAGATCGTCGACTACGCGCGCCACCCCCTCGTGGAGACAACGAAGCGGCTGCAGTGACCGGGAAACGCGGACCGAAGGCGTCTGCGGTCCGCGACGGGTGGGGTTTTATGTAATCAGACGGAAATGTATCGGTATGGGATCACGTATCCGACGCGCACTCTCCCGGGCAACGCTCGCCGCGGTCGGCGCGGCCGCCGGCGGTTGGGCCGGCGGACTGATCAGTCGGCAGGCCGCGAGCAGCGGCGCCGCCCTCGGCGCGTTCGCCGGCGCGACTGTCGCGGACGTTCGCTCCGATCCGGGCGGCTTCCTCGCGGCCCTCCGGTCGGACGAGGACGACGAGGCGCTCGACGCGGCCGACGACGCGCCGAGCGCGCAGTGAGGCGGCCGCCGGCCACCCCGCCCCCCGTGGCCGTTCGGGAACGCCTATACGACGGGAACGAGTAGCCGCCGGTAATGACCGACACCGACGCCGACGCGGGCTGGTTCGCGGACCCCGCCGACGAGGCGGCCGGGCGCGACGCGGCCGCCGCCCGCGACCGGATCGCGAACGGAGAGGCGGATCGGCCCCGCGACTGGCCGGCGCTCGCCGTCGAGACCGGGTTCGCCGACTCGACCGAGGAGTACTACGACCGGCTTCACGAGGCGACTGTGGCGGCGACCCGCGCGACCGTCCGCGAGCGCGAGCGCGCCGACGACCAGCAGCTGATCCACGCCGTGCGGGCGATGGACGACTGCGAGCGCACCGCCAACGAGCTGGCCGAGCGCGCCGCCGAGTGGGCGGGGAGCCTGTTCGACGACGCCGAACCGGGGATCGAGGGCGCCCGCGCGGTGGCGGCGCGAGAGCCCGACACCGAACTGGAGCGCCGGGCCGTGTCGCTCGCGGAGCGCGTCGTCGGGCTCGCCGCCGAGCGCGACGCCCTCGCCGAGACGATCGACCGGATCGCGCCCGCGGTCGCGCCGAACCTCGCCGAGATGGCCGGCCCGGAGCTCGCGGCGCGGCTGATCGCGCTCGCCGGCGGGCTGGAGTCGCTCGCGAAGAAGCCCTCCGGCACCGTGCAGGTGCTCGGCGCGGAGGACGCGCTGTTCGCGCACCTCTCGGGGCGCGCGCCCTCGCCGAAACACGGGATCATCTACACGCACGACTACGTCCGGAACACCCGCCCCGAAGATCGGGGATCGGCCGCCAGGGCGCTGGCCGGGAAGCTGACGCTCGCGGCCCGCGTCGACCACTACGCGGGGGAGCGCCGGGAGACCCTCCACGCGGAGCTCCGCGAGCGGATGGCGACGATCCGAGCGCGGGCGGAGGCCGACAGCGCGGCGGACCGCGACGCCGACGGCGACGCGGAGGGCAACGCGTGAGCGACTCCGACCTGCCGGCCGGCGTCGAACGCCGCGAGATCGCCGGCGAGACGCGGCTGGCGACGCGCGGGCCCCCCGTGTACGGCGAGCCGACCGCCGACGGCTGGCGGGCGTGGGACCCCGAGCGCTCGAAGCTCGGCGGGATGTTCGAGCTCGGCCTCGACACCGGCCTGAGCGGGGGCGAGACGGTGCTTTATTTGGGGGCGGCCAGCGGAACGACCGTCAGCCACGTCGCCGACTTCGCGGGGCCGACCTACGCGGTCGAGTTCGCCCCGCGCCCCGCCCGCGACCTCCTCGACGCCGCCGAGCCGCGCGACCGACTGTTCCCGCTGTTGAAGGACGCCCGGAAGCCGGAGACGTACGCGCACGTCGTGGAGGCCGACGTCGACGCGATCGTGCAGGACGTCGCGACGCGGGGACAGGCGACCGTGGCGGCACGGAACGCCCGGTTCCTCGCCGAGGACGGGCGGCTACTGCTCGCGGTGAAGGCGCGCAGCGAGGACGCCACCGCGGAGCCGAGCGACGTGTTCGCGGCCGCGCTCGACGAGCTCCGCGAGACGTACGAGATCCTAGCGACGCAACGTCTCGACCGGTACCACGAGGACCACCTCGGCGTCGTCGCGACGCCGCGCTGACGGGTCGGCGGTGACACGGGAAGAGGACGGTCACGCCGCGGTTCCGGGAACCCCCCGGATCCGCCTACCACGTCGGCGGCGAGAAGCCGGCGTCTTTTAAGATGGGCTTCCAGCGCTTCTGGACGGAGAGCCGGGAGACGCCCATCGCGTCGGCGACGGCGGACTGCGAGCGCTCCTGCCCGCGGATCAGCGCGGCGGCGTAGAGGCTGGCGGCGGCCGCGACGCGCTTCCCGCGCTCGTCGTCCGGCGCTCGCGACAGGAACAGGTCCGTCGCCGTCGAGAGCGCCTCCTCGTCGAGGTCGAGCGTCGCGCACGCGTCGTCGAGCCGGTCGATCCACGCCGCGTTGTCGACGCGATCGCTCGCTCGATACATACCCGTCTCTTGAGCGGTACGGTATAAAAAGGCCGCGCGAGGGGCACCGCCGATCGGGGGTTCGAGCGAGCCCGGGGGCGGGGCGGCTGGCGTCGAGGGGCGGGGGCGATCGCCCCGTCCGTCGCCCTGAAGTCCGCGCCGCCCGTACCGCGGGTATGTCCACGCAAGCGTGGGACGAGACGCGGGTGCGCGAGCTGCACGACGACCTGGTGGCGCTGTACGAGCCGGTGGACCGCGTCGCCGAGCACGGCGCCGACCCGACCGCCGAGCCCGGCGAGGGCGTGCGCCAGCTGGTGACGACGATCCTCTCGCAGAACGTCGCCGACGCGAACACGAGCCGCGCGACGGAGGCGCTGTTCGACCGCTACGACGACTTCGCGGCCATCGAGGCCGCCGACCACGACGAGCTGGCCGAGACGATCCGCGTGGCGGGGCTCGCCGACCAGAAGGCCGCGCGTATCCAGCGCGCGCTCGCAGCCATCCGCGAGGAGACCGGCGGCGCCTACTCGCTGGCGTTCCTCGACGCGATGGCGACCGCTGACGCGAAAGAGTGGCTCACGGCGATCAAAGGCGTCGGCCCGAAGACCGCTAGCGTCGTCTTGAACTTCCACTTCGGCAAGCCGACGATGGCGGTCGACACCCACGTCGAGCGCGTCTCGAAGCGCTTCGGGCTCGTCCCGGCGTCGGCCTCGAATCAGGCCGCCCACGACGCCCTCGACGGGCTGGTGCCCGACGAGCTGATCTACCCGCTCCACGTCCTGTTGATCCGCCACGGTCGGACGCACTGCTCGGCGCGGGGCGCCGACTGCGACAACCCCGTCTGCGAGCGCTACTGCGACTGCGCGTTCTGCGCGTGAGGACGAGCCCGCGCGTGAGGCGAGCGCCTATACTCGTCCGCCGATAGGGACACACCCATGCACGCGCAGATCGGCGAGGTCCTGAGCGCAGTCCGGTGGGTCGACGGCCTCGCGGCCGAGTTCGTCGCCGCGATCCGAACGCCGTTCCTGACCGAGATGATGACGTCGATGACGGGGCTCGGCTCCGTCACGGCCGGCGTCGTGTTCGTCGGCCTCTTCTACCTCGCCGGCTGGCGCGAGGAGTTCGTCAAGGGCGTCGTCGCGCTCTCGCTGCTCGGGATCGTCGTCTGGGCGCTGATGACGCTCGTCGAGCGCCCGTTCCCGCCGAACCCGATCTGCGTGACCGAGGGCGACGCCGGGACCACGAGCTCGTTCCCCTCCGGCCACTCGGCCGCGGTGACGGCCTACGCAGGGATCGCGTGGAACTCCGACGAGCTCCCCTTCGCGGTCGCCGCCGGCTTCGCCGGGCTGATCTCCTTCTCGCGGATCTACCTCGGCACGCACTACCTCTCGGACACCCTCTTCGGGATCGGGCTCGGGATCGCCGCCGTGCTGTTCGCGGAGTGGCTCCTCGGCCGCGTCGGCGAGGAGGCGGTGCTCGATCGGCTCCCGTTCGAGGCGGACATCTGACTCGACGCCCGTCGGAACCCCCCGCGAGGTCGGCCCGGCACGATCCTCCTCCGAGCGATGGGAGCCGAGGGCGCGGAACATTTATCGGATCGAAGTCAGTCGCTTCGCGCATGCCCGGTCGCTCGTCGAACTCCCCGCTCGGCAGGGCCGTCGGCCTCGTCGTCGCCGGCCTCGCAGTCGCCCTCTTCGCGCTGAACCGGTGGACCGGTCTGAACGTTCCGTACGGCTACGACTCGGGAAGCGACGCGTTGTTTCTCGTGGGAGCGGCCGTCGCCGCCGTCGCCGTCGCCATCGGCGGGTACCGGTACCTCTCCGGGAAGTGAGGATGGCGACGAGGCCGGCGCCGGTATTTAAAAAGATCCGAACGCGAACGTCGGTATCGCATAACGCTACGCCGTGGATTACTTTTAAACAAACAAGGTGAGACACCCGCGATACCAGCACGATCACGAGATACGAAATGGCTATAAGCGAGCGCAAAATATGCGCACACGGCGCGTTAGAGCCCTTGTGGTTGGCGATTAAGTGGCTCTGACCGCAAGAATAAGCGCGGGTTGCCGAGCCAGGCCAAAGGCGTAGCGCTTAGGACGCTATCCCGTAGGGGTCCGCCGGTTCGAATCCGGTCCCGCGCATGAGCGAACGAAGTGAGCGAAGAGCAGGAGCGGATTTGAGCCCAGCGAGAAAGGCGCAGCGAACGGAGTGAGCGAGCATTTCTCGCCTCGGTTCGAATCCGGTCCCGCGCATACTGCCTCGAACAAACGTGAGAGCCATGTATGCGCGGAGGATTCGAATCCTACCAGACGCGCGCAGCGAAGCGAGCACGTCTGGTTTCGGTTCGAATCCGGTCCCGCGCATGCCTCTCCGAGCACTTCGCGAGGAGAGGCATCGCGACTGAGAGACGGACGTGGCTGCCACGTACTTGCGTTTTGTTCCCAAGATCACTCACAATCGAAGGAGAAAAACGAGTCAGTCCCACGTTCCGAACCTCGCCGCCGGGCGCGCCGGATCGCTCCGAGAGCCCTCGTCCGATGACGGGCGTTCGAGCGGATACTTGATGTGTGAAGCGGCGGTCTCGCCTATTTTTCGAGCTTCTCGCGTCGGGCCTCGAACTCCTCGTCGGTGAGCTCCCCGCGGGCGTACGCCGCTCGGAGCTCCGCTATCGCGGGGTCCTGTGCCGTCTCCCGTTCGCCCAAGCGCCGGAAGAGGAGATAGCCGCCGACGACGATCACGAGGAGGAAGCTGAACGGGACGAGCATCCCGACGAACGGCCACCAGCCGCCCGTGCTACCGTACTGGCCCATCACACCCCCGTAACCCATCATCCCGCCGAACCCCAGTCCCATCATGAGCAATGGGAGGAGGGCGAAGGCGCCGAAAATTAGGATCAGGATGGTCGTTGCGTCAAGTCGATCGCCGGAAGACATCGGATATCAGTCCTCCGAGACGGATTCGAACTCGCCCGCAACGGCCGCCAAGACGCGATCGATTCGCTCGGTGACCTCGGCCCCGATCGGGTCGAGAGCGTCGTTGTCGGCGATCGCGAGCAGCCGCTTCGGATCGACCGCGCTCACCACGACGTCCCCCTCGTCGCTCTCGTAGACGATGACGTTGCAGGGCAAGAGCGCGCCGAGTTCGATCTCCTCGGTCAGTCCGTCGTGTGCCAGCGGGGGGTTACACGCGCCGAGGATCCGATACTGACGGAACTCCTCGCCGAGCTTCGCTTCGAGCGTCGCCTGGATGTCGATGTCGCTGAGGACGCCGAATCCCTCGTCGCCGAGGGCGGCGATCGTCGCGTCGACGACGGCGTCGAACTCACCGGTGACTGCCGTCTCTCTTGTGTACTCCATGAACTACTACACGCCGGTGCCGTGGTTAAGGGTTTGGTCCGGCGGTCGAGAGAGGCCACGCTCGCACCCACCCCGGAGTCGACGAGGACCATGCCGAGCGAGTCGACGGGGACCATACCGATCGAAACAAGAGCGAAGCGAGAGGGCAAAGAGAAACGATATTCGTGTACACTGTCATGGATTGCTGGTTGCACCAATCCTATGTGGGCGTGTCGTATCGGTTGTCCCATGGCGGGACCGCCGATCCACGACTTGCACTTCGCGGAGGAACCGAGCGTCGATAACGTTCCCGGGCCGAACTCGCGGCGCCTCCTCGACAGACAGGAAGCGATCGACAGCAGCGCGGTCGCGTACCCGAACGACATCCCGCTCGCGTTCGAGGAGGGGAAGGGCGCGACCCTGAAGGACGCGGACGGGAACCTCTTCCTCGACTTCTTCGCCGGCATCGGCGTCTACAACGTCGGCCACGCGAACCCGTACGTCAACGAGGGGGTCCACGAGCAGATCGACAAGCTCACCCACTCGGTCGATTTCCCGACGGAGCCCCGGCTCGACCTCATCGACAAGCTCGACGACATCGCGCCCGGGAGCCTCGCCGGCAACAGCCGCTTCGTCTTCGGCGGTCCCACCGGCAGCGACGCCGTCGAGGCGTCGATCAAGCTCGCGAAGTACAACACGGGCGGCAACGGCCTGCTCGCGTTCCGGAACTCCTACCACGGGGCAACGACCGGCGCGATGAGCATCACGTCGAACAAGAAGTTCAAGAAGCCGTACGCGCCGCTCCTCCCCGACGTGGTGCACGCGCCGTTCCCGTATCCCTTCCGCGAGGGTCGGGGGCCCGAGGAGTCGGTCGACCGCGCGCTCGAGGAGGTCAGGGCGATCGTCGAGGAGCCGTACGGGGGCCTCACGGACCCGGCGGGCATCTTCGTCGAGCCCATCCAAGGCGAGGGCGGCGTCGTCGTCCCGCCGGAGGGGTTCCTCTCGGGACTGCGCGAGATCGCCGACGAGAACGACCTCCCGCTGGTGTTCGACGAGATCCAGGTCGGAATGGGGCGCACCGGCGAGTGGTGGGCGTCCGAGCACTACGACGTGACGCCGGACGTGATGACGACCGCGAAGGCGCTCGGCGGCAACGGCCAGCCGCTGTCGGGGACGATGTACCACGAGGACCTCGACACGTGGGGGTCGGGCGACCACGCGGGCACCTACCGGGGGCACGTCCCCGCGATGGTCGGCGGGCTGCGCGCGATCGAGTACATCCAGTCGCACGACCTGCTCGATCACGCGACGGAGGTCGGCACGTGGATCCGCGACCGCCTCCGCGACGCGGGCGAGGGCGACCCGGGGCTCGGACAGGTCCGCGGCAAGGGGCTGTTCGTCGGCGCCGAGTTCGTCGACGCGAGCGGCGAGCCCGACGACGACCGCGTCGACGCGATTCAGGAGTACTGCTACGAGCACGGCGTCCTCGTCTGGACGGCGGGCCAGTACGGCAACGTCGTCCGGCTGCT is drawn from Halorubrum sp. CBA1229 and contains these coding sequences:
- a CDS encoding aspartate aminotransferase family protein, encoding MAGPPIHDLHFAEEPSVDNVPGPNSRRLLDRQEAIDSSAVAYPNDIPLAFEEGKGATLKDADGNLFLDFFAGIGVYNVGHANPYVNEGVHEQIDKLTHSVDFPTEPRLDLIDKLDDIAPGSLAGNSRFVFGGPTGSDAVEASIKLAKYNTGGNGLLAFRNSYHGATTGAMSITSNKKFKKPYAPLLPDVVHAPFPYPFREGRGPEESVDRALEEVRAIVEEPYGGLTDPAGIFVEPIQGEGGVVVPPEGFLSGLREIADENDLPLVFDEIQVGMGRTGEWWASEHYDVTPDVMTTAKALGGNGQPLSGTMYHEDLDTWGSGDHAGTYRGHVPAMVGGLRAIEYIQSHDLLDHATEVGTWIRDRLRDAGEGDPGLGQVRGKGLFVGAEFVDASGEPDDDRVDAIQEYCYEHGVLVWTAGQYGNVVRLLPPLVLTQRQAEVGTEVIADAIEATAE